The genomic window CAGTCATCATGTTTGTGCCACATTCTTGACCACCCTTTCTCGCCCGCCAGAAAAGCCAGATTGATTTAAAGAGAAATCTATCCTGGCTTTCATTGAGCCACGGGTGGATGGGTTTAATTAGTGAGACGCTCATACTTACAAATATCTTCTTTTATACTTAAAAGaattatacatattttgagCTTAACCTATAGCTGCAGTGATGAAATGATATAGTGCTTTAGGTAGTGCTGTAGTCCGTCAAGCATACAGTATGTAACTCACCTGAGTTACATTAGTGTGCGGCCCTCTTGCATCATGAACGCCAAAATTCCTCTTCTGAAAGTTGAAAGGAGCTTGACGTTTATGTACTACTTGAGCATATGACACACATCTTACAAGCAAACGATAAAGCCATTTCTATTATTACACTGAATGCCACTTCCAAcaccatttcttttttaaaaagtAATGACAAAATGAGTACAGAGGAGTAGTTGAATCAATCAAAATTTATATCCATTCATGAAACCCCAATATGTCCCAAGTTACAAATGGTAAAATAATACACAAATAATCCTTCCTTGTTTAGATTGGATTTATTTGAATACACTGTGCTGCTGACCCTCTGACTTATCAAGGGAGATGAATGACTGTTAGAATAGCCTGCTGCACAGGGTGGGAATCCGTAATGAGTtagtgttggggtgtgtgtgtgtgtctgtaaggggggacggacagacggactgcGTATTCTTGGCATCAATGGGCCTGTTGAAGAGACGAGACCACTTGCCCGTCAGTGACACACTCCACTGATCAGACGGATCCCATCCTCAAAGTTTTTTACCAATGGTTCCTATTTAAGGCTGTGAGTTTAGACGGAGCTCACAGACAGGTGCTTGGACGAGCTACCAGACCCTCCTAGTGTGACACGTGCAAGGGTTGATGAGCCAAGGACACTTAAGATGATTGTGACCACAGCCGTGCTTATGATTTTGATTGGCTACTCCGACTCGGGTAAGAACCATTCCTTATCTTCACAGGTATGCCAAAAACCATATTCATCTTCTTGTTCTGTAAAAATTATATTCAATGTTGGTCATTGTTTCtgttacacacaaacgcagattCCTGAAGAAATCAAAATGTTCCGTCATTGCAGTCAACTAATTTAATCTTCAATCCTTCTTGTTTATAGTAGAGGAATATTGTTACGATGAAGGCCATTGTGGTGAGTCTTTTTCTTCTGTTGAACTCATTTACAAGAAAACAAGCTTCAAAACGcctgaataaaaataatattactGCTATATTCAAAATCCAAATTATGGCAGAAACGAAGACCGAGCTGTGAATATGACTGAGATGTTAATAAGACTGTTCTGTCTATAAGACCTCACGTTATTAAGACTGTACTATTATTAAGGCTGAGCTACTATTAGGACAGTACTGTTGTCTGGACTGAGCTGGTATTTAGACAGTTCTGTTGTCTGGACTGAGCTGGTATTTAGACAGTTCTGTTGTCTGGACTGAGCTGATATTTAGAGAGTTCTGTGTTAAGTCCTCATGTTATCAAGAATGGGCTGCGATTAAGACAGTTCTGTGGTTAACATCTCATGTTACTAAGCCTGTGATCTTATTAAGACTGAGCTGCTATTAAGACAGAGCCGTTATTAAGACAGTCCTGTTGTTAAGACTGAGCTGTTCTTAACACTGTTTTGTGGTTAGATCCTTACGCATGGGGAGACCTGTTCCCTTCTTGTCACCCACTTCTGGAAACGCATCACTCTCCGATCAACCTGGACTCTCAGATGACCAGGAGCTACTCACTGGGAGAATTCCTCCTGGAAGGCTTTGATGTGGCCCAGCCTGGTCAGTGGAAGCTGAATAACGATGGACACTCTGGTAGGTACTAGTCCCATGTATTCTCTACACCATTGACTTgaattgtgtatttatttattttttgtgtaatgtgttgtgtgtgcatgtctctctTATTTGTGTCTCTCTTATTTGTGTCTctcttatttgtgtgtgtatcatgcTTCTCTGTGTGCATGCCTATGCAtgcatctatgtgtgtgggtctctgtgtgtgtgtatatgtttatatcatgcttcttgtgtgtttgcatgcgtgtgtgtgtgcgtgtgtgtgtgtgtgtgtgtgtgtgtgtgtgtgtgtgtgtgtgtgtgtgtgtgcatgcctgtgtgtgtgtgtgtgtgtgtgtgtgtgtgtgtgtgtgcatgcccgtgtgtgtgtgtgtgtgtgtgtgtgtgtgtgtgtgtgtgtgtgtttgtctgtgtgtctgtctgtatatcttGTGTACATGCATCGGCCCCCAGTTGTTTTGGATGTGGGCgggggtctgtctgtgagtgGAGGGGGTCTTCCTGGGGTGTACCACACCATTCAGCTGCACTTCCACTGGGGCAGCCCCTCCAGCAACGGATCCGAACACACGGTCGATGGACAGAGATACCCCATGGAGGTAAGGCACACTACAACGATCACGGTGGAGAGACGCTGCCCTCCTATGAGACATAGCGAATGACAGCTTGCTCGTTTGGCTTTATAGATGCACATCGTCAACATGAAGTCCACCCATCCCAACGTGTCGGTGGCCTTGGGAGACCCCACCGGCCTGGCGGTTCTCGGAGTCTTCGTTGACGTGAGCTCAAATGCGTTAACTCTGTATAGAGGTGATATATTGAATTGGAAGCTATAACTCTTTTGTTGCTGTAATTGTGCTGGTTTATATTTTGTTTATCAGACGGCGTATGCAGACCATGAGCAATTTGGACATATTGCCAAAAAACTGTCATCTGTTGCTTACAAAggttagaaaaataaaacaaaattcaTGCTCTCTCCTCTTTGTACGTGGCATTTGATGTCTTCTGAACTCGGGTCTCTATCCTTTTCTTAGGTCAAACCACTTCGATCAAACCCTTTCCGCTGATTGGTCTTTTGCCTCAACAACATATGAGCCAGTACTACCGTTACCATGGTAGCCTGACCACTCCTCCATGTTCTCAAGCAGTTGTTTGGACTCTCTTTGAAGTGCCCATCCAGATCTCCTGGTCCCAGGTAGGTCCACCACATCTCAACTCAATGGTGGTACCCCGATGAATTGGCAATTGGATGCATATTTCTCTGCCATTCACTAGCTCTTGGATTGTTGTTTGTAACGTGTTAGTGACTCTGTTTCCAATCAGCTGGAGCGGTTGACTTCGGGGATCTATGCCAGTGAGGAGTATGAAGATGATGCCACGCCCCTCTACAACAACTTTCGACACGTGCACCCAACTTATAGTCGCACTGTGTACGCATCCCTCGACGCTAAGCTACTTAATAGCAAAGCTAGCAACCTCTTCCATCCTTCTTTTTCAATTATTATAGTTATAATAACTTCACTGAACAGATGTATTCATTGACTCTAGATCAACCAGCtagggttttattttttttatttgtcttgCTTGATTGTTGTAAATACATGGTATGTTCTCAACAGAGTCAAATGGTGTTAGCCTGACTTTTTATTTGGTGCTcgtaaaaaagaagaagatagAAGTAAAGAGTCTGGAATTTACAACGTATTCCCCTCTGCTTCGTTTAATGGACGACCTATAAGTCAATAGTAACAGAAGAAGCCATCAAGGCAAACAGACAGAGGATTATGTATAATGCTGTGAAGAAGAGTACTGTGATATAAGGAGAACTGTAATAGTGCTTTCATTTATCACGACTCAAGAGCAATGATAATGGCtcattataatgtatattataaatgtattttaaatgtcagtcctaaaaattaaataaagggACTTCTTGATATTGCTACAAGTCTAAATCTATTCAATCACAAAGTGACTATTTTATACACACTACCATTGAGCTAttcattcattagcagaatgatGAGTACTTGTTGGTTACTTGGTGGTTACCTTTCAGAGAGTGGACTTTGTGTGTCATTAGCTGTCATAGGATGTATAATGCAATGCCCCCCTCCGCTGCCTCTACTCGTAGTCACACCATTCTCCTCCTGTTACCGACTCGTGGCCGAGGCAGAATACAAATAGAGAAGCTACTGTGTCACGGGATTTGTGTATTGTTTGAGTTGGATGCGTTTGTTGAAGATGATGTCACTCACGTGACTGTTGTGTGTTAAGTAGATGGACAATGTACAGCCTTTCTTTCATTGAAatcaaaaatataataaaaacttTAAATTTGGTGTTCCAACATACAGTATATTGTTTAGTTCTACTTGATTCGTTTAGTTGTTCTATTTTAATATTACAGACAAAGGATATATTCACATCCATAGACTGTAAAAATAAACTACCACCTGGCTAAAGGGATTGTGCATCAAAATGCATCATTGGGATATTTTTGGGGAAATACACCACCAttttgagagaaaaaaaaaatattaacgtACACATACCTTAGTCGAGGGCCCTAGGCtaatgaaaacattgttttgctACGTCCGAAATGAGAAACGATGTGGCTATTTCTCATGttgttctctttttctctcaacCCAACAATGTCTTCCAATAATGACAAATGATTTCAAGATCAATTACTAAACAGTGATAAACAACACCATTATCACCAGCAAAATAACATTCCAATGATATGCTCCCAAGATTCTGTTGTGAGAACAGCTCAGTCTAGCTGTTCTTGAGACTGTTCTGTGGTTAGATCCTTACGCATGGAGAGACCTGTTCCCTTCTTGTCACCCGCTTCTGGAAACGCATCACTCTCCGATCAACCTGGACTCTCAGATGACCAGGAGCTACTCTCTGGGAGAATTCCTCCTGGGAGGCTTCGATGTGGCCCAGCCTGGTCAGTGGAAGCTGAATAACGATGGACACTCGATG from Gadus macrocephalus chromosome 4, ASM3116895v1 includes these protein-coding regions:
- the car15 gene encoding carbonic anhydrase 15 — translated: MIVTTAVLMILIGYSDSVEEYCYDEGHCDPYAWGDLFPSCHPLLETHHSPINLDSQMTRSYSLGEFLLEGFDVAQPGQWKLNNDGHSVVLDVGGGLSVSGGGLPGVYHTIQLHFHWGSPSSNGSEHTVDGQRYPMEMHIVNMKSTHPNVSVALGDPTGLAVLGVFVDTAYADHEQFGHIAKKLSSVAYKGQTTSIKPFPLIGLLPQQHMSQYYRYHGSLTTPPCSQAVVWTLFEVPIQISWSQLERLTSGIYASEEYEDDATPLYNNFRHVHPTYSRTVYASLDAKLLNSKASNLFHPSFSIIIVIITSLNRCIH